In the Dioscorea cayenensis subsp. rotundata cultivar TDr96_F1 chromosome 12, TDr96_F1_v2_PseudoChromosome.rev07_lg8_w22 25.fasta, whole genome shotgun sequence genome, one interval contains:
- the LOC120273596 gene encoding E3 ubiquitin-protein ligase RNF181-like, which yields MMHFSSSSSSSSSSSSVQESKAEEKMEMESLQKHLEAHSLVENMQKLITGPSESGKEVCPICLQEFMVGCEVRSTRCSHKYHENCLIEWLKRSHYSCPLCRKSIPFTLEEFLRIVQSSDGDA from the exons ATGATGCAtttctcatcatcttcttcatcatcatcatcgtcgtcATCGGTTCAAGAGAGCAAGGCTGAAGAGAAG ATGGAAATGGAAAGTCTGCAGAAACATTTAGAAGCACATTCACTGGTGGAAAATATGCAGAAATTGATCACTGGACCTTCAGAATCAGGGAAAGAAGTGTGTCCTATTTGTCTTCAAGAGTTCATGGTTGGATGTGAAGTGAGAAGCACAAGATGCTCTCATAAGTACCATGAGAATTGCTTGATTGAGTGGTTGAAGAGAAGCCATTACTCATGTCCATTGTGCAGGAAATCAATCCCATTTACATTGGAAGAATTCCTCAGAATTGTTCAATCATCTGATGGTGATGCTTGA
- the LOC120273595 gene encoding endoglucanase 9-like, protein MSMYGRDPWGGSLEISHADSATDDERSRTLQDLDRAALSTTSRQLDETQQSWLLAGPGDQGKKKKKYVDLGCLIVSRKLFLWIVGALLASAVLAGFVTLIVKTVPRHHGPKPPVDNYTLALRKALMFFNAQRSGPLPKHNNVSWRGNSGMKDGLSDSAVHRNLVGGFYDAGDAIKFNFPSSFAMTMLSWSVIEYSAKYEAAGELGHVKEIIKWGTDYILKTFNSSADTIDRIAAQVGQGDTSGGPTPNDHYCWMRPEDIDYPRPVYECHSCSDLAAEMAAALASASLVFKDSKTYSQKLVHGATTLFKFARDQRGRYSAGGTDASKFYNSTSYWDEFVWGGAWMYLATGNTSYLQLATHPKLAQHAGAFWGGPDYGVFSWDNKLTGAQVLLSRLRLFLSPGYPYEEMLRTFHNQTGIIMCSYLPIFTSFNRTKGGLIQLNHGRPQPLQYVVNAAFLASVFSDYLEAAATPGWYCGPNFYSVDVLRNFAKTQIDYILGNNPRKMSYLVGFGNHYPKHVHHRAASIPKNRVKYNCKGGWKWRDSHKPNPHTIVGAMVAGPDRHDGFRDVRTNYNYTEPTLAGNAGLVAALVALSGESNGVDKNTMFSAVPPMFPTPPPPPAPWKP, encoded by the exons ATGAGCATGTATGGCAGGGATCCGTGGGGAGGTTCGCTGGAGATCTCTCATGCCGACTCGGCGACGGATGATGAGCGTAGCCGGACGCTGCAAGACCTTGACCGAGCGGCACTGTCGACGACGTCGCGCCAGCTCGATGAGACGCAGCAGAGTTGGCTGCTCGCTGGACCTGGCGATCAgggtaagaagaagaagaagtatgtTGATCTTGGGTGCTTGATTGTTAGCCGGAAGCTCTTTTTGTGGATCGTTGGTGCGCTGCTTGCCTCGGCGGTGCTCGCCGGGTTTGTGACTTTGATTGTGAAGACGGTGCCGCGGCATCACGGGCCGAAGCCTCCTGTGGATAACTATACGCTTGCTTTGCGGAAAGCTCTAATGTTCTTCAATGCTCAGCGAT CTGGGCCGCTCCCAAAGCACAACAATGTATCATGGAGGGGGAATTCTGGCATGAAAGATGGCCTCTCAGACTCTGCTGTTCATAGAAACCTTGTGGGCGGTTTCTATGATGCCGGAGACGCGATCAAGTTCAACTTTCCTTCTTCCTTTGCCATGACAATGTTAAGCTGGAGTGTGATTGAGTACAGTGCCAAATATGAAGCTGCTGGTGAGCTTGGTCATGTCAAGGAGATTATCAAATGGGGCACTGACTACATCCTCAAGACATTCAATTCATCGGCAGATACCATTGATCGCATTGCTGCTCAG GTTGGTCAAGGGGATACCTCTGGCGGGCCGACACCTAATGATCATTACTGCTGGATGAGGCCTGAGGATATTGACTACCCGCGCCCTGTTTATGAGTGTCACAGTTGCTCGGACCTTGCTGCTGAGATGGCGGCTGCACTGGCTTCAGCTTCTCTTGTTTTCAAGGACAGTAAGACATACTCTCAGAAGCTGGTCCACGGCGCCACAACATTGTTCAAGTTTGCGAGAGATCAGAGAGGGAGATACAGTGCTGGTGGCACTGATGCTTCAAAGTTTTATAATTCAACTAGTTATTGGGATGAATTTGTTTGGGGTGGGGCATGGATGTATCTTGCAACTGGGAATACCTCTTACCTTCAATTGGCTACTCATCCAAAGCTTGCACAACATGCCGGTGCCTTCTGGGGCGGCCCTGATTATGGGGTCTTCAGCTGGGACAACAAGCTTACTGGTGCTCAA GTTCTTCTTAGCAGACTCAGGCTGTTTTTGAGCCCAGGATATCCGTATGAAGAGATGTTGAGAACTTTCCACAATCAAACCGGCATCATAATGTGCTCATACTTACCAATTTTCACCTCCTTCAACCGGACCAAAG GCGGTTTGATACAATTGAACCATGGGAGACCTCAACCACTTCAGTATGTAGTGAATGCAGCTTTTCTCGCATCAGTGTTCAGTGACTATCTTGAAGCTGCTGCCACACCCGGGTGGTATTGTGGACCTAATTTCTACTCGGTTGATGTCTTGCGAAATTTTGCGAAAACTCAG ATTGATTATATTCTTGGTAATAATCCTCGAAAGATGAGTTATCTTGTTGGCTTTGGCAATCACTATCCGAAGCATGTTCATCACCGGGCCGCATCAATTCCAAAGAACCGGGTGAAATACAACTGCAAGGGAGGTTGGAAATGGAGGGATAGCCATAAACCGAATCCTCACACCATCGTAGGAGCCATGGTTGCTGGTCCTGACAGACATGATGGCTTCCGAGATGTTCGCACAAACTACAATTACACTGAGCCAACGCTTGCAGGTAATGCTGGTCTCGTCGCAGCACTTGTGGCCTTATCTGGTGAAAGCAATGGAGTTGATAAAAACACCATGTTCTCTGCTGTTCCACCAATGTTTCCAACTCCTCCGCCTCCACCAGCACCATGGAAGCCGTAA